Proteins encoded by one window of Dioscorea cayenensis subsp. rotundata cultivar TDr96_F1 chromosome 20, TDr96_F1_v2_PseudoChromosome.rev07_lg8_w22 25.fasta, whole genome shotgun sequence:
- the LOC120251716 gene encoding probable LRR receptor-like serine/threonine-protein kinase At1g53440, whose product MLGTSLEGPFPSNVSALEALTELKVSPLIGGDGKFPPLQRMPYMHILILRNISLSGELPDYIQSMTKLKTLDLSFNNLTGKIPYTFGSLKNNLKYLFLTNNKLSGEIPGWILDSDKNYDLSYNNFDSSHPPEKCSTGVNLVSSYSTSSNNTIPTCFRKNYPCSGQAKNSELFINCGGGQMTIGKYVYQEDDENRGHKVSEENWAISSTGYFLNSEEQTYTASTKRQMLNTPNPELYTNARLSALSLKYYGLCLQNGNYTVVLHFAEIIFTDDQTYSNLGRRLFDVSIQGKKVLQDFNIAKEANGTGRAITKSYNANVTNNTLEIHFQWSGKGTMEVPRKGVYGPSISAISVTPNFKPVVYSASDSFSNNNGKLSTGAILSIAAAGGVLIALISVFIWFFWRRKNAENSELRGLDLQTGYFTLRQIKAATGNFNPANKIGEGGFGPVYKGVLPDGSLIAVKQLSSKSKQGNREFINEIGMISALNHPNLVKLFGCCIEGNHLLLVYEYMENNSLANALFGPGKTRLTLDWRTRCSICLCIARGLAYLHEESRLKIVHRDIKATNVILDKDLNAKISDFGLARLFEEDESHISTRIAGTIGYMAPEYAMRGYLTDKADVYSFGVVMLEIVSGMINGGRREEEECVCLLDWAAILQERGALLEIVDKSLGPHYLEEEALLLLNLALRCTNNVPALRPTMSTVVSILDGQMPPWSWQLLFFNPPHNI is encoded by the exons AGATTTGAGTTTTAACAATTTGACTGGGAAGATTCCATACACGTTTGGCAGCCTGAAGAATAACCTTAAGTATCT GTTTCTTACCAATAACAAGCTAAGTGGAGAAATACCAGGCTGGATATTGGATAGTGATAAAAATTA TGATCTATCATACAACAACTTTGACAGCTCTCACCCACCAGAGAAGTGCTCTACTGGGGT GAACTTGGTGTCCAGTTATTCAACATCAAGCAATAACAC GATTCCAACATGTTTTAGGAAAAACTACCCGTGTTCCGGACAGGCAAAAA ATTCCGAATTGTTCATAAATTGTGGTGGTGGCCAGATGACCATAGGAAAATATGTGTACCAAGAGGATGACGAGAACCGAGGGCACAAAGTTTCTGAAGAAAATTGGGCTATTAGCTCAACCGGGTACTTTCTGAACAGTGAAGAACAAACATATACTGCAAGTACTAAAAGGCAAATGTTGAACACTCCCAATCCAGAATTATACACGAACGCTCGTCTCAGTGCTCTCTCTCTCAAGTACTATGGTCTATGCCTTCAAAATGGAAATTATACAGTTGTTTTACACTTTGCTGAGATAATATTCACTGATGATCAGACTTACTCCAATCTAGGAAGGCGCTTATTCGATGTGTCAATCCAG GGGAAGAAAGTTTTGCAAGACTTCAATATTGCAAAAGAAGCTAATGGTACAGGTCGGGCAATAACCAAGAGCTATAATGCAAATGTAACGAACAACACTTTGGAGATTCACTTTCAATGGTCTGGAAAAGGTACCATGGAGGTTCCTCGCAAGGGTGTGTATGGACCTTCAATTTCAGCTATCTCAGTTACACCCA ACTTTAAGCCCGTTGTATACAGCGCGAGTGATAGTTTCAGCAATAACAATGGTAAGCTTTCCACTGGGGCTATTTTGAGTATCGCAGCCGCTGGAGGTGTGCTGATTGCATTGATCTCAGTATTCATCTGGTTTTTCTGGAGAAGAAAAAATGCTGAAAACTCTG AACTTCGAGGCCTGGACTTGCAGACTGGATACTTCACCTTAAGACAGATCAAAGCTGCAACTGGTAACTTTAATCCTGCAAATAAGATAGGAGAAGGTGGATTTGGACCAGTTTACAAG GGAGTTCTACCAGATGGCTCTTTGATCGCTGTGAAGCAACTTTCTTCAAAGTCAAAGCAAGGAAATCGTGAGTTTATAAACGAGATAGGCATGATATCTGCTTTGAATCATCCCAATCTTGTCAAACTATTTGGATGTTGCATTGAGGGGAACCACTTGCTACTGGTATATGAATACATGGAAAACAACAGCCTTGCCAATGCTCTGTTTG GTCCTGGAAAAACCAGGCTTACACTGGATTGGCGAACACGATGTAGCATTTGCCTTTGCATAGCTCGTGGGCTGGCGTATCTCCATGAGGAGTCAAGGTTGAAGATTGTTCATCGAGACATAAAGGCAACCAATGTGATTCTTGATAAAGATCTCAATGCAAAAATTTCTGACTTCGgtttggctagactttttgaagaagatgaaagtcATATAAGCACTCGGATTGCAGGAACCAT AGGATATATGGCACCTGAATATGCAATGAGAGGTTATTTGACAGACAAAGCGGATGTTTATAGTTTTGGAGTGGTCATGTTAGAAATTGTCAGTGGAATGATCAATGGGGGTCGCAgggaagaggaggaatgtgTGTGTCTTCTTGATTGG GCTGCCATCCTACAAGAGCGGGGTGCCTTACTTGAAATTGTCGACAAAAGTCTCGGTCCACACTACTTAGAGGAAGAGGCACTGCTGTTGTTGAATTTGGCTCTCAGATGCACTAATAATGTTCCGGCACTTAGGCCTACAATGTCCACTGTGGTGAGCATTCTAGACG GTCAGATGCCCCCATGGAGTTGGcagttgttattttttaatccaccACACAATATTTAG